Below is a window of bacterium DNA.
ACCGTCTGCGTGACCTGGCGGATCTTCTCGAAGATGAAGGCGTTCCTTTCCTCATTGCACTCATTCCGTATTACATCAATCCCGAACGCGGCATACGGGTGAGTTTGACGGACAAGCCGGATTTCGTGGATGCGATCCATTACATGGTCGAGAAGGGCGGGGCGGTGACACTGCACGGCGCCACGCATCAGTACCGCGGCATCACTGCGGCGGATTACGAGTTTTGGGATATCAATGCCGGGGGGCCCATCAAGGACGAAACCGTGCAGTATGTCCGTTCCAAAATCACGAACAGCCTCGAAGAATGCATCCGAAACGGCATATACCCGATCATCTGGGAAACCCCGCATTACACGGGCTCGATGACCACGTATGACGGCGTTGCCACGATTTTTTCCTCCGCCATGGAACAGCGCAGCGCCATCAACAGCGCGGCGTATGGACAGATCTTCCCGTATATCATTTATCGCGATATACATGGACAGAAAATCTATCCCGAGAACCTGGGCTACGTACAGCTCGATCCGGGCGACCCGGAGGTCGCGCGCAGACAGGTGGGCTTCATGCTGGGACACGCGGATGTGAACTACGCCGTGCGCGACGGCTTTGCGTCGTTCTTTTTCCATTCCTTCGTCCCTCACGAAAACCTGCGTCGCCTGGTGCGCGGCATTCGCGAACGCGGTTTCACCTTCATCGATCCGCAGCGCATGTACAACCGTGTGCAGCTGCAGGACAAAGCCATACTCACCGGTGGCGGGGAAATTGCCATTGAACTGCGTGATCAATACCTGCGGGAATACTGGTTCGCCCGTGATGGGGAAGTGCTGCGTACGGAAGTTTCCTCGGCGCGGCAGACGGGACTTGTGAAGCGGAAGATCACGCTGGAGGATGGACAGCTCTATCTGGCCACACCGACAGAAATCAAACAGTATGACGAAGGATTGTTCACCAGCGTCAAGCGTACGCTGCGCTCATGGTATGACGACCTGTTCACCGAGGAGGATACGCGCGATGAGCTTTCGGTGACCGTGCTGTGGGACAGCACGGCGACAGGAGGAGCGATGCGGGATCAGCAGAGCTTCGCCGCCGCTTTCCAGAGCGTCGGTGCGAAGGTTGACACGCTGCACCTGGGTGGCAGGTTCAGGAAAGAATACTGTCGCCTGCTCGCCGTCCCCTACGCCGCGGTGGAGAACCTGCGCAACCCGCAGTTCAGTGAGCTGGTGGAATGGATTCGGCACGGGGGACGTGCGGTGACGGACGGTCACAACGAGTTCTCGCTCGAACTTGGGATGAAATACACCGGCACAAGCGTTCGCCTCACCGGATTGCGCGAGCGGCTGTATCCGGAAGACGATGTGCTCTGGAACGAATCCACCGCGTTCAGAAAATTCGAGGTGGAGAGTGACGACGTTATCTATGCAGCGGACCCTGAAACAGAAGCGCCGGTGGTGATCAGTCGCGCGTTCGGGGAAGGACGTTTTCTGTATCTCGGGACGCGTCTCGATCCGCACACCGATATGGGTGTCAGCCGGTATCCATTCCTCATCCAGTACGTGGCGAAGGATATGGATCTGCATCCGGTATTTCGCAGGGACGCTCTCGAAGTGTATTTCGACCCGGGCTTCCGCAGCGCGATTCCTGTCGAATCCCTGGTTCGTCGCTGGGTCACGCATGGCGTGCGCGCGGTGTATGTCGGCTCCTGGCACGATTACCATACATACACCTACGACTACGAGCGGCTCGTACGACTCTGTCACGAGAATGGCATCCTCATCTACGCCTGGCTCGAACCCCCGCAGATCAGTCACAAATTCTGGGAGGAACATCCCGAGTGGCGTGAGAAAAATGTGTACGGGAAAGATAACCGTGCGTCGTGGCGCTATCCGCTCGCGATGACGGATTCCGCCTGTGTCGGCGCCATGATGCGTGAATACGCAAGCTTCCTGCGTCAGCATGATTTCGACGGCGTGAACATCGCTGAGACCTATTTCGAATCCGACGTACGGGGTCCAGCCGAACCCGGCAACTATGCGCCCATGCATCCCAGCGCACGAAAGGAGTTCGCTGCGCTGCAGGGCTTCGATCCCGCCCTTCTGTTTGAACAGGGTGGAAGATATTACTGGAAAGACAATCCCCGCGCCCTGCGCCTGTTCGAGGATTACCGCGTCCAGAAGGTCGTCGACATGCACCGGCGGCTGCTGCAACTCGCGTATGAAATCCGCAATGAGCGTCCGGGCTTCTCCGTGCTCGTCACCATGCTCGACAATCTTGGCTCGCCAGGATTGCGTGCATCACAGGGCATCGACATAGAACGCATCATCGCTCTTGACGAGGAGTATCCGTTTACACTTATCGTCGAGGATCCCATGGCCCGCTGGTCGGAATCCCCGCGGCGGTACCATGCGATCGCCAGCCGATACCGGCAGCTGATGGGTGATGATTTTGCGCTGGATATCAATATTCTCTCCTTCCGCAGCAAAGAAACGCCCACGATGTTCCCGACACTTGTGCAATCGGGCATCGAAGCATTCTCTCTCTACCAGGTCGCGAGCAGTGAAGTCGATCGCACGGTCGTGTATGCGGAATCGAGCATCAATCCCCATGACTTCCCAATGCTCAGCTATGCGTCCACCGGAAAAGTACGCTGGAAGCATGTGCCCGGCGGCTATGAGATATTTTCACCCCACGCCGTCACACTGGAACTGAGTCCATCACAGAAGTACGTGCTCATCGACGGCGCACTGCGCACGTCGGCGGGGGACGGACGCTTCCTCATTCCCGCGGGACGCCATCACGTGCAGCTCGAATCGCAGGGGGAAGCGCTGCTCGAATCCGGTGTGCTTCACGCCACGCTGCTCAGCTGCACGGGAACGCTGCTTTCTCTGGATGAGGGTGAGCGAAGCGTCTCCTTCACCTATCGCTCTGCCGAACGCTGTTATGTCACCATCAACAAAAAACCCGTGGAGATTCTGATTGACGGGGAAAAACGTGAACTGCCCGTGCGCGAGGGCATCATGCGTTACAGCGTGCGACTGCCTGACGGTGAGCACCGCGTGCAGATTATTACCAGTGGCGCCGTTTCCTACAGCATCGACCTCACCAGTTTGTGGTCATCTACTCTTATCGTGCTCTTTGGCGCCGTAGCGCTGGTGCTGCTCGGACTACTGTACATCGTCACGCGCATTCGGCGCAGGCGGCATCCGCTGCCCACCGCACCGCCGCAGATCGTGAGGTCGCGATGAGTGAAATCCTGCAACTTGTTGTGAACGGACTCTTCGTCCTCGCTGTCATCCTGATCTGGTTCATGATCGCATGGCAGCTGCTGTTGACCCTCGCGGGGTATCTGCATCATTCGTCCTCTCTGAAAGAACGCAGGGAGGTCCATGTCGAAGACGACCGGCTGCCCGGCGTATCCATACTCATTCCCGCCCACAACGAGGAAGTGGTCATCGACGCCACACTCACTGCCATGCGGGCGCTGGAATATCCCGAAGATCGACTGGAGATCATTGTGATCAATGACGGCTCATCCGACGGTACTGGTGACATTGTACGCGCACATGCAGCAGAGGACGCACGTGTGATCTGCTACGACGTTCCCGCGGGTGAAGGAGGGAAGGGGAAATCGCGGGCGCTCAACCTCGGCTTCCGCCAGGCGCGCTTTCCCGTCATCGCCATCTATGATGCGGACAATACTCCCGCCACCGATGCGCTGCGTCACCTGAGCGCGCAGCTGGTCGAGCATCCCGAGCTGGGCGCCGTGCTCGGGAAATTCCGCACGGTGAACAAGAACCGCACCCTGTTGACGCGCTTCATCAATATCGAAACCCTGAGTTTTCAGTCTATTCTCCAGGCGGGACGCTGGAAGCTGATGCGCATCGCCACGCTGCCGGGTACGAACTTTGTCATCCGACGCGAGATCGTCGAAGAACTCGGAGGCTGGGATGAGGACGCCATTACCGAGGACTCCGAGCTGAGCATCCGCATGTACATGAAGGGATGGAAGATCAAGG
It encodes the following:
- a CDS encoding polysaccharide deacetylase family protein codes for the protein MRNMKIPFLTILFGLFILPLQMPAQMKSTMPSRTDSVTTQRVVVYFEGPAREENLGRGDAYQLAQLMGHFHTDTDVRSVEEYRDGDMDAFDAVFFIGYTLDCRTPKIFMQNLHKRKRTAVWLHTGILHYAEQYDLDARYGFHPERVDTVQGWSRVFRGEQMFTKSEPNITLCRVTDATKCTVHAIAENRRKGSTPYIMQSGKFWYVADSPFALADERDRYLLFADMLHDILGEDHPESHRAIVRIEDVHPLEDPDRLRDLADLLEDEGVPFLIALIPYYINPERGIRVSLTDKPDFVDAIHYMVEKGGAVTLHGATHQYRGITAADYEFWDINAGGPIKDETVQYVRSKITNSLEECIRNGIYPIIWETPHYTGSMTTYDGVATIFSSAMEQRSAINSAAYGQIFPYIIYRDIHGQKIYPENLGYVQLDPGDPEVARRQVGFMLGHADVNYAVRDGFASFFFHSFVPHENLRRLVRGIRERGFTFIDPQRMYNRVQLQDKAILTGGGEIAIELRDQYLREYWFARDGEVLRTEVSSARQTGLVKRKITLEDGQLYLATPTEIKQYDEGLFTSVKRTLRSWYDDLFTEEDTRDELSVTVLWDSTATGGAMRDQQSFAAAFQSVGAKVDTLHLGGRFRKEYCRLLAVPYAAVENLRNPQFSELVEWIRHGGRAVTDGHNEFSLELGMKYTGTSVRLTGLRERLYPEDDVLWNESTAFRKFEVESDDVIYAADPETEAPVVISRAFGEGRFLYLGTRLDPHTDMGVSRYPFLIQYVAKDMDLHPVFRRDALEVYFDPGFRSAIPVESLVRRWVTHGVRAVYVGSWHDYHTYTYDYERLVRLCHENGILIYAWLEPPQISHKFWEEHPEWREKNVYGKDNRASWRYPLAMTDSACVGAMMREYASFLRQHDFDGVNIAETYFESDVRGPAEPGNYAPMHPSARKEFAALQGFDPALLFEQGGRYYWKDNPRALRLFEDYRVQKVVDMHRRLLQLAYEIRNERPGFSVLVTMLDNLGSPGLRASQGIDIERIIALDEEYPFTLIVEDPMARWSESPRRYHAIASRYRQLMGDDFALDINILSFRSKETPTMFPTLVQSGIEAFSLYQVASSEVDRTVVYAESSINPHDFPMLSYASTGKVRWKHVPGGYEIFSPHAVTLELSPSQKYVLIDGALRTSAGDGRFLIPAGRHHVQLESQGEALLESGVLHATLLSCTGTLLSLDEGERSVSFTYRSAERCYVTINKKPVEILIDGEKRELPVREGIMRYSVRLPDGEHRVQIITSGAVSYSIDLTSLWSSTLIVLFGAVALVLLGLLYIVTRIRRRRHPLPTAPPQIVRSR
- a CDS encoding glycosyltransferase family 2 protein, with the translated sequence MSEILQLVVNGLFVLAVILIWFMIAWQLLLTLAGYLHHSSSLKERREVHVEDDRLPGVSILIPAHNEEVVIDATLTAMRALEYPEDRLEIIVINDGSSDGTGDIVRAHAAEDARVICYDVPAGEGGKGKSRALNLGFRQARFPVIAIYDADNTPATDALRHLSAQLVEHPELGAVLGKFRTVNKNRTLLTRFINIETLSFQSILQAGRWKLMRIATLPGTNFVIRREIVEELGGWDEDAITEDSELSIRMYMKGWKIKVIPYAVTFEQEPETWSVWIKQRTRWVRGNNYVSKKFLSQWKDLKSRRLRFEVFNAVALYYIFFIAIVISDLMFILAASGVIAIPLPGPYTLVWIMAIVLFYAEIMLALSYDREDSFVAFLLIGAMYLVYCQLWLFVVAKAFYMDVIKKERMTWAKTVRFAQDKGRDAV